One segment of Trueperaceae bacterium DNA contains the following:
- the plsY gene encoding acyl-phosphate glycerol 3-phosphate acyltransferase: MTVYNFRTSQSTGHPSRIAQGTITCVRFSSTQLDRITIMTELLAATLIVISGYFIGTIPAGYIVGRICGVNITKLGSGNIGATNVLRSLGVAPALAVMIIDPLKGFIVTFLPQYFGMGPIAVSAAGLAVVSGNNFSLFLGLRGGKGIATTFGVLLAISPMVALLGLAVALITIALGRLVSLGSLVGAVSVPLFFVATGNFPIPYLILVITLTTFAFLRHQDNLARLATGDERRLSRRSHRER; the protein is encoded by the coding sequence TTGACGGTTTATAATTTTCGAACATCTCAATCCACAGGACACCCCTCGAGAATTGCACAAGGTACAATCACTTGTGTTCGTTTTTCAAGCACCCAACTTGATCGCATTACCATCATGACCGAGTTACTTGCAGCGACTTTGATAGTCATATCCGGCTATTTTATCGGTACAATTCCAGCTGGCTACATAGTGGGAAGAATCTGCGGGGTCAACATCACAAAATTGGGGTCAGGTAATATTGGAGCTACAAATGTTTTACGTTCCCTGGGAGTAGCACCGGCATTAGCCGTAATGATCATCGATCCTTTAAAAGGGTTCATAGTTACGTTTTTACCTCAATATTTTGGTATGGGGCCGATCGCGGTATCCGCTGCGGGGTTAGCTGTTGTTTCAGGTAACAACTTCAGCCTTTTCTTGGGACTCAGAGGTGGGAAAGGTATAGCTACTACATTCGGGGTCCTGTTAGCAATCAGCCCAATGGTCGCACTTTTAGGTTTAGCTGTAGCCTTAATCACGATTGCACTTGGTAGGTTAGTATCTTTAGGTTCCTTGGTAGGAGCAGTTTCGGTACCCCTTTTCTTTGTCGCAACCGGGAATTTCCCAATCCCTTATTTGATACTGGTAATAACCCTTACTACCTTCGCATTCCTCCGCCATCAAGATAATCTAGCCCGCCTAGCAACTGGCGACGAACGCCGGTTATCTAGAAGATCACATAGAGAGAGGTAA
- the bshB1 gene encoding bacillithiol biosynthesis deacetylase BshB1 has protein sequence MIDFLVIAPHPDDAELALGGTLALAKRHGKTTGIIDLTRGEAATKGTPEERATEALAAAKVLKLDARRTLNWPDSRIMDTEHRRLELAQVIRELQPRIVAAPHHNDRHPDHVAASAIVPASLHLAGLMNSPLSGPPFKATNLFYYMLNGSFEPTLIVDVSETIEAWQSAVTCYQSQFTGEAASASVTPDIFRRRRGRAAYWGTFIGTDYGEPLWTKSPINFNPF, from the coding sequence ATGATCGATTTCCTTGTTATAGCTCCGCATCCTGATGATGCCGAACTCGCTTTAGGAGGAACACTAGCACTTGCTAAACGGCACGGGAAAACGACAGGGATTATTGACCTTACCCGAGGGGAAGCCGCTACCAAAGGAACCCCAGAAGAGCGCGCGACAGAAGCATTAGCTGCAGCAAAAGTATTGAAACTAGATGCACGAAGGACCCTCAATTGGCCGGACTCGCGCATAATGGATACCGAGCATCGCCGACTTGAACTTGCCCAGGTTATACGGGAATTACAGCCCCGAATAGTAGCCGCACCTCACCATAACGATCGGCACCCGGATCATGTAGCCGCTTCCGCTATCGTACCAGCAAGCTTACATTTGGCTGGCCTCATGAACAGTCCGCTTTCTGGACCACCCTTCAAGGCGACTAATCTTTTTTACTACATGTTGAATGGTTCATTCGAGCCGACTCTGATAGTTGATGTTAGTGAGACTATCGAGGCCTGGCAATCGGCCGTCACTTGCTATCAAAGCCAATTCACAGGAGAAGCTGCGTCTGCAAGCGTAACCCCCGACATCTTCCGTCGTCGTCGAGGCCGAGCTGCGTATTGGGGAACCTTTATCGGTACCGATTACGGGGAACCCCTTTGGACCAAAAGCCCCATAAATTTCAATCCTTTTTAG